In Salvia splendens isolate huo1 unplaced genomic scaffold, SspV2 ctg1139, whole genome shotgun sequence, the genomic window aatacacacacaatgcacacactGCACGCATACACACACGAGCAAAATACATGTAGGCTATACAATACACTACTATGCACATACTACACTATACATATACtccacacattatacacaaaatacatacactctACATAAAATACATATTGCACACAATACAATATACAAAATACGCACTATTAGCGCacatacacaatacactcaCTATTTCCACAACACACTATACGACATTATACagatattatttataaaattaatatacacgCGCTCCacatacacaaaaaaaaaaatgacatgcacacatacataaaatacacatgcAAGTACTGCACACACTACAAACACTACATACTATTATAGTCCTGCCATGTAAAAACGCATGACTTCTTTAGTAATCAATTCACATTGGAAAGAAATATACCTTCAAGACAATTTCTTTAGTTGTTTATCTAGGCTCCATTGCATAATCTGTAATTTAAAAAAGCATAACTTCTTTAGTCAAAAATTCACATTGGAAAGGAATATATCTACAAGAAAAGTTCTTCAGTTGTCTATCCATGGAAACCGGAATGAAGCCATAGTATAAAGCCTCTTATTGACAACCATTTGGTTTTTAATATTAGTTGTTGTACCTGTGACAATACAAAAGTTTGTTGCAAAGTAATAGATCGTCAGTAAGTATTTAATACAAGTGTGATGGATGTGGAGAGACTTGACTAACTGCATATTCTGATTGTCCTTGTAAAGGCCTTGAGCATAAGGAAGCTGGTCAGAATATCCTAAGCTAACTCACTTGTCATCCCCGGTCAAAGTTCCGTATGAATGAGGGCTAGGTGTAGCATACTATTATCGTGATTACAAAATCAACCTCCAATAGTACCattgaataaaaatagaaaactgaAGCAACCAAATAATATAGAATTACCTCAATCTCAAATTTGAGGATCATCTTCAATTTCGGCATTGCATAAATCTCAGCAAGAAACCAAGAATTCCCATTGTCCAAGGGTAAGGAGGCCCATATCCAATACCTGTTCGAACAGGGTTCGATAATCACATTTACAGTCCTAGCCAAAATATCTGTATGGGGTGTTCCAAAGCAAGATGCGAAGGTCATGATCAAAGCAAGATATGTCAAACGTATAAAAATTCAGATAACCTGCTTGAGAAGTTAAGAATTATGGCATGCATATTTAAAGCAGAGGAGAAGGAAAAGGGGGAGGGGGTAATGTTTACAAGATTAGACCATACCATATcatttctattacatttctaaTTCTATCTCCCATATGTGGACCACGAACTACCCCTAATGTTTGATGAGAAGGTCGTTATCAAAGGAAGATAAGTCTGATAGTATGAACACTTCATTACATTAAACGTATGAAACTCTGTGAAGGCTGCTTTGAGAAGGCAAGAACTGTGGCATGCATATTTAAAACAGAGAAGAAGGAAAAGGGGAAGGACGTAATGTTCACAATATTAGATCATATCATACTAAAAGGAAAACATCAGAGTACTTCCACACtccgtatttttatttttgtatttatgtTAACGATTTTGCTATTTTTATATAGCAAGCAGGCCATGGGGGGGAGGACAATTTAGACACTAAGAATCACATAGACCAAGGACAGGAATGTTTCTACactaactaaaataattaactctggaatatacctcatcCCATCGAATGCCATATGCCAGAGGATTCAGTTTCATCCTTACGAAAAGATGTGTACCCCCGCCAAGCAATTAGAGGAAATAACATCAACCATTTTTCATCACATGGGTATAGCAAGCAATTTTATGGCCATGGACATTCATTAAATAAGAAGACAACTTCCATTCCTAAATAAAGAAACATAAGTTCCAAAAACATGTTTAGTCGATTCAACATAGATTGCAGAGAACCCTTTTTGGAAAACCTACCTTTCAACTCCTCTTCACGTCGTTGTCTATCCAAAGATGGTAGATGTAAAAGAACATAGATTTAATCAAAGACGGTAGATGTAAAAGAACATAGATTCAAAAGCAGGGAAAGTAGAACTAAATCAGTTGCAGGACTCCTCGCCTCTACACTAGACGTATGAGATGTTGAGTTGGAACATATGTATGTTCAATGTCACCAGATGCAACTAGCATGTTTTTAGCTTCATTCTTGAATCCTTCAGTTGTGGCAATTGCTATGACCTGCATAATTTTCACCAAAGAATGCCCCCTATTAAGAtctaacaaaataaacaaaacataatgCCAACAGTAAATGAAGTAAAGCATTCCATCCACCACGCCCCTAAAAGGATGATATCTTCCAAAACTTGGTTTAGCATTTGCAATATAAAAAAGCACCCGGTGTACctacaaaaaggaaaaaagtaaattatttaatcaaatacATCTACAAGAACAACAGActaaaataagtaaaagaaCAAAAATTTGTTTACCTGATGACCTTGACGAAACAGATCTACCAGATTCATAATTATCTGCAATGGATGTGGCAcgaaaaaatcaatataatgacatggaaaagtggaaaaacataaatatatttttttactagGAGATGAATGAGTTAAATGTAAGTAGCATAATACCTTGAAGAGCTCCATATGGCTTCAGTCGTTTGCTAATAACAGCTAAAGCAAAATGTtgtatatatctcaaatttttGGGTACATATAAGGGAAGAGATATAAGATAGGTCTAGCGCCACCTAGCAGCTAAAAGAGTTGGCCAACATCAATCAAGTAACCAAAAATTTGGATGTTCATACCGTTTCTTGTCCATAAACCCTCTCAATATTTCATTAAAGCATGCTTCAGCCGCTTTACAACCACCTGCTAATTTATCCTGGAAAGGCAACCAAGAAATATCCTAAGACATAAGTTGATACACAGCTACCTACAGAATAACAACCTTGCATAATGAAAAACCGTGATAGCAGATGCAGTGGGTTTGAGCAGCTTTATTTCATCAAGGGAACTCACCAATCCAGCAAGTTGTCTTCTTGATAGCCATTTAAAAAGATCCCTACACCCTTCTATGCCTATTTCAGCGTTTGAGAGAATAATATATGGTAGCTAAACGCTAAAGACATCAGCAAGCGTGAGGTTAACAATACTCAAAGCAGGAGGTCGAAAAACACTATTTTCTAAAATGACTACAGGCCATTTTATCGAGATGAGCAGCACCAAGCATTGGTACTCTCATTGTACACTCAAGCATATGCTTTTTGTGTCGCCAAGGCTTTTCAAGGCATCTGAAAGAATGCCCTGCATGAGGCACATTCATGTAAATGATCAAGCCTCACAGGAGCTATGTACATGACAGAAGAGTTTGAATATTGGGATTTAAAGGTACAAATATTGTCTTTGACGTTTTCAAGATTATCTAAAGGATCCCAAgtatttataatatttggattGTAACTCACAGATAGTTAACGCAAGAGACTCTTAATAATAGTATAACTACTACTATACGAGAGTACCTTGCCTGACTTCTCAACTGGCAGTCCATTGTAGTCGTAAGAGCACCGATTGTGGACAAAGtagcaataataaaaaaaatgttgttaCTGTCGTGTGGACGCCCTTTTAGAGCTCCAAATAGATCTCCTAAAACAAGAAAGATAAAAGGGCATATCATGTagataattatatactccatatacaaAAGTTGATAGTTGTTTCAAATTTTTCACTGAACGTACCAGTTCCAGCAGGCAGAATAGGTTTGTTCGCCTCTTCCAGAATTTTGGTCACACTTTCAATAGATTCCAAGCGGACCTAGACAGAAGATAAAGTCAGATTGACAGCATACCCTCATAAATCATTCATAGATTTGATGATTAACAAACATATACTACATTTAACCAACCTTCAAATCAGAACCCTCTAAGCCTTTTAACAGGGGGGGTAGTCTTTTCACTGATATCTTAACGTGGAAGACCATCCATGCCAGTGATGCCACCACTCACCGCAGTTGATGTAGAATCAGTTACTTTATCAACCTTCTTAAAGCTGCAGATGCATGCAAAGGGTAATATTTGTAAATTTACACACCCAAAAAAATTAATCGTACCGATTATTGTCATACTCGGCGTCAAGAGTACTTAGTAAAGCAAGTTTATCATAGGACAGAAATCAATTTATATCTTCGAGAAGAGAAAAACACAGTTACTTCTTTTTCAAATTTGACTATTATGATTTCCATAAAACCCCTCTAATAAGCCACCTCCCAACACATCCCCAGATATGAAAgctgagttttaaaaaatgtatccCCATAAGACAGAAATCCCTGTATATCttcaagaagagaaaaaaaacagTTAATTCCTCTTCAGATTTGACTATTTTGATTTCAGTAAAACCACACTAATAAGCTCCCTCGCAACACATCCAGTGACTGAGTTTAAAAAATGTAACACCTGGACTAACAAACTGTTGCATTTCTAGGTGTAGCTGCACTAGATTGTAAACCGACGTCCTTGCATAAGTCAATTAAATCCTGGAAAATGATTATCACGCATGTTAAAACCGATAAGTTTGGAGCACCTTCAGCTTAATATGAAAAGTACCAAAGTCGTCCACTGCAGAAACTATCCATGATAGGCCTACACTAAGAACCTATGGAAATATCACAGTTATATTCAAAAGAGAAAGACAAACAGACGAAGGTTTGAGCACCGGCACCTTCCCACATGGAAATATCTACATAGCTTTAAGCGCACCTCGGGTGAAAGAATATCATGCAACCATTTGTAGAGCTTCAAAGCTTGATCAAGTGCAGGTGCAGCCAATCCTGTAACAGGTCCGAATACATCTTTAATATTCATCAACTGGATGATTCATCAAGTGCCTGGTAATTCTCAAAGACCAAAGTGTGTATCTGCTCAATTTGAACATAAACTTCTCCCAAAAAATGGACCTGATCAGTAAAACAATCAAGGCATTCAATCAGAAAGTCGTGCACAACGTCAAGAAAATCTGTTGTTGGTGTGGAGAAATCCATAACGTATGAAAGGTATCTAAACGATCGACAAGCAAGAATGCATTTTACAATAGTGGAAACATATATAGCCGTTCCAGGTAACCAGCAATGCATAATCATGGTACCTGAGCTTTGTGTATGCATCTAAACCGCCAAAAGAGATGCAAATTCATCCACCAACCATTTCCACGAACCATGTAGCAACAACAAGTTTCTTTGCTGAAACTGTTGGCCTCTCAACGCAGTCTCCAAAACATAGTCGTAAGCTATAGTTTCTGCTACACATGTAGATGTACTAGACATAACACATAGTTAGTCATGCCACTCTCGCCGAAGGATGGAATCTTGATTTTGTACGAAATAGGCGTTAAGCATGAACTATAAACATCTGCATATATCTTGTAACTATATTCATCTGCATACCTTGCAACTACTTTCATCTGCAGTGGTTGAATAGTTGATGTATAGCTGTATTTTTCCCAGCTTTTTCTTGCTCTGGTTCCCGAGATATAAAACACTGACAATGCTTATTCCCCTGCATCAAAACAAGCAGAAAAACTTGACCCCTTGACACACACACGGATCTGTTTCAAAAATAATAGAAAACCAAAGATGAGGTCAAGATCAAGCACCGATTCATCAGAAATGTCAGCCACCTGAACACGAGCATGCCCGCAATACTTTCCCTTCGAATCATGGACTTCAATTATCAGATCATCTCCAAATCCATCTGGCAAGCTGCATGTCAAGAGCAGTATAATTCACTTATCAATGATCTGCCAAACATATGACCTAGAAGTAGAATGAgacagaaaacaaaaaatacacgaGATTCACCAGATACCGGTTACATTCCCAATGCATCCTCTTCGGGTGAACTTTTCAATCTCAACAAACATGAATATGACTCTGAAATCAAAAAACAAGATATACAATCCGAGTAGAAGTTAGATTGAATGAGAAACAAGAATCCATATTGAtatatgaatgaatgaatgaatgtaAGAAACCTGCATACCTTGCACCAACTCATAAGTTGATGCACTTTATGAGCTTGGGTACTTCTCTCAAGTATCTACGAGTCCCAACAATTAAGTGTGCAACGTTTCTATGCAATATAGAGAGCATCTTACAATGTCagctttttttctttctttttttttccttttttctttttatttcctttttttcttttttttctattggATGAAACAACCAATTTCACATTTGAAAACCTTTACTGAAATGTTTCCAGCTTAACCGTGGATGAAGACTTTAAAGATGTTTCCAGCTCTTCCTCTGATTTTAGTAATATATTTCTTAACCTGCAAATTTAACAAGGAAAATTAATGTATCAGATATACCCTTTTAAGTATCTTTCTTTAGTGCAAAAGAAACCAAAATATGCTTTGGAAGCTACCTAATCAGCATATGCagcagaaaattaaaaataaaatccagaGATTATCTCACCCTAATACATCCCTCAGCAGTGAACATTCATTTTCATAAAAGGGAGGAGCTCCCATACAGCTCCTTGCCCATGAGTGGAGGCATAGACGCACAGATGCATCATAAGATAAAACAGCATACCATTTGCCTAGACCACTGCATCGGATTTAGATAATATACAAGTATTAGAAGATCTGCTTCCATGAAAAGAAGCTAAATGAGAACTATTAACTTCAAGATCTCTCATGTTCATCTGGCATAAAGAATCCCAAAGTTCCTATTAGAATATATCCTAgcataaaaaattgataatgcTTTTTGCAACAATGTACTTATAGCTAcgcaaaatctagaagtgaagaaaaagatattttattaattcatcaGTCATCTCTGACATATTTCTTTGTGGAACAGTGGAATATAAAGTTTTTTTACAACGGAGTTACTCATTACAAACAATTGAGATTCCGAGACATATTTTGATTCAATGATAAATATCAGGTGTTAAAGAAGTAAttgattgaaaaaaatcaaaataaatatgcatggTTGAGAGAAACAGATTATGCTTCTAACTTACCTCCAAAATAAATGAGGGAATATATTCCCCGTGAACCTTAGGTATGGTCCCTGTGTTACTTGTTTCAATACAGAATGTAACACAGCTCAAGTCAATGACCTTACAAGAGGAACTTTGTTTTTCACTGCTACCTTCACATCTGCAGAAAACTAATAATCAGTAAGATTAAAACTGTAGAGAGAACTTTCGAATTCCAAACCATAATAAAGACAAATTCTTCTTTTTTACCTTGAGACCCATGCATTAGTTTTTCCTTTCATATATGCTGTGGAGACAGCCAAGGGATCAAGTGCAGGTGCAGCCAATCCTGTTGCAGTGCCGAATACATCTTTAACATTCATCTGGTGGATGATTCATCAAGTGCCTGATAATTCTCA contains:
- the LOC121788763 gene encoding protein MOR1-like isoform X1 yields the protein MVFHVKISVKRLPPLLKGLEGSDLKVRLESIESVTKILEEANKPILPAGTGDLFGALKGRPHDSNNIFFIIATLSTIGALTTTMDCQLRSQARDLFKWLSRRQLAGLDKLAGGCKAAEACFNEILRGFMDKKRYEHPNFWLLD
- the LOC121788763 gene encoding protein MOR1-like isoform X3, whose amino-acid sequence is MVFHVKISVKRLPPLLKGLEGSDLKVRLESIESVTKILEEANKPILPAGTGDLFGALKGRPHDSNNIFFIIATLSTIGALTTTMDCQLRSQARIN
- the LOC121788763 gene encoding protein MOR1-like isoform X2; the protein is MVFHVKISVKRLPPLLKGLEGSDLKVRLESIESVTKILEEANKPILPAGTGDLFGALKGRPHDSNNIFFIIATLSTIGALTTTMDCQLRSQARDLFKWLSRRQLAGLVSSLDEIKLLKPTASAITVFHYARIN